A window of Streptomyces broussonetiae genomic DNA:
AGGATGCCGAGGGCGGTGTCCGGCCTGCAGTGAGGGCAGGCCCGTACCTGGCGCCGCAGTGCGTCAAGGGCCTGCTGTCGGGTCGCCGGGCGACACCGTCCGCTCTTGGCGGCCGCCCAGCAGTCGCCGGTGTGCATGGCATCGATGTTGCTGCGGTTGAGCCCGTACTGGATCAGCCACTCCGGCTGCGACGGCCGGCGCTCCTCACCCCGCCGCCGCT
This region includes:
- a CDS encoding DUF6233 domain-containing protein, producing the protein MIQYGLNRSNIDAMHTGDCWAAAKSGRCRPATRQQALDALRRQVRACPHCRPDTALGILE